Genomic segment of Drosophila simulans strain w501 chromosome 2R, Prin_Dsim_3.1, whole genome shotgun sequence:
cgcatcaATTTGCTGTCAGCATCTGAATCTTCGGGTCGGCATTATTCCGAAAAGTGTGAATGTGAGCGTAGTTGCTCCCGTTCCGCCTCCGTAATCGCAAGTacttgttgttattgccgcACTCGTCTGCGATCCGCGAACCGCGATCTTTGCTTGTGTTTGTAACGGCGACGTCGTCTTGATTGGAACGCTCTGTGTTTCTTGACTTTTTTCGTACTTTTTTGATTCCGAAACTGGTGTATCTGTAGTTTCCCGCTAACGGCGAAAATTCACACAACTCATTGATATTTTAACCTCGTGTCCGCGTTGGCTGCCGCTCGACCAAGGTTCTGCCGCACAAAATGCTCGTCTCTTTGGGCTTTTCGAAGCCTCGCTTCGTCGGATTAAAAGTGCTCCTCTAGCACGCTCGCAAGTTAGTCCGgccacaaaaataagaaaacccaaaactgTAAAATATAACCATAACCCATTGAATTGGCAGAAAAAGTTATCACCACCCACCGAATCGTACCGTTATCGTTATCGCGAAACAGAATCCACAGATAAAAAACGTTCCGTTTCGCTTCGTCGTAAATACAGTGCTAAATCGTGTGAAACAAACTAAAGTCGCTGCAAAAACAGCCTAATTTGTCTAATGAAAGCCGAGAGCATTTGTGAATAATTAGCCCCGAAAAAAACCTGTTTGCAGTCACCGCAAAAATTAGGCCCCAATAAAAAGTGACGATCCAAGAAACTGGCATCTCGCCCGCTTGATATATAACACCCCAACACAAACGTAAAGTTCGCGATAACACCtatactaaacaaaaaaataagagagaaACCAAATCCAGCGAATCAACTTCACAGTAAAGTCGCAAAGTCAGTGCAAGCCAGAGCTAAATCGTCGAGCAAACCGAGTAGTTGTGCCCAAATCCAATCGTTAAATCGCAAAAAGTCTAGGAAACCACCCCTACAATCGCTATCAGATTCTAGTGCTAATACGATCGAAATAATGTCAGCCTTCTGACAGTGTATTACGAATAAAGTTACATAATCACCGTTGCAAATCCAATTTTTTGGAAGCGAACCCCCACAAGTGCCCAATTGGAATGTCGAATATCTGACAGTGACCAAACAAACAGCGAAATCAGTCGAAACCAAACTCAATAGAGAACCCCAACTGCAGAAGGAAAGCAAGCGAAGTTGTTATCAGTgaaaatatacacacatatatattcgATTTCAGCGTAAACAACTGCTATATAATGTCCGTCGCCATCTGACAGTGGTCCAAACAACCAGCACAAAGAGCTAGAAGTCGCCGCAGCCAGTGACAAGTTTCACCACAGCGAGTGAGACCTGTACCGTAGAACCAACCCAAGACACTTAAGCTTGCAACACGGGCTAACCAATTCAGCGATAAATGGAGAAATCTGAAATACGACTGCAACGCATGTCTAATGAATATCAGTCGCAATCGAGCTATATGTACCTCCGGACCAAGATGCTGTTAAAAATCGAGAATACCCTACTTCGAAGCCATCGTCAGCGCGAGACCACCGGTATCAAGAAACTATACAATTCGTTTTTcgtattgttttaatttgcccCCCGGCCAGTCCCGAACCCCCTCAAAAGgccccaaaaacacaaaaagcacaaaagcAACATTTCCAATTCCACTCAACTGTGAGCCAAGTTAGAAAAAGTTACAAGAAAGCAAGTTATATGTTTTACctacattaaataaatatatgaataaacTAGAGATATTATTTGGTTGTTAGTAGAACTCACGTCAAGTGCATATTGTTAGCCCTCGTATATCCAAAGTGCTGTGCGACGAACGAACGATTAAGTAAGTGTGTCATATGAGCATTTTGAACAAGCTATGCCAAAATGTTAGCCTAAGCAAGTAATCAGTAAGTGTCGGTCGATCAATATACGGTTTCTACTTCGAATATTACTATTACCATCAATCACTTTTGTTGCATTTCGCATTGCACCAAAAAACTTGAGCAAAATTGCTGGCGAAATTACTCCGGTCGGAAGTGGTGTTTCGTAATACTGGTGAGAGCGATCACGGTCCAATAATTCAGGAGGATATcaaacaaccaacaacaacaagctcgGACTAATAGAGACCAGAACGCGATTCCAACGCCGTTAACTCACGTACCGAATGGCGCTTTCGTTTCTATCCCAAAACTCCGGTCTGTTGGATTTACAAAGCATATTCGACCCACAATATACtcatcatcaacaacaacaacaacatttgaGCCACCACCCTCAACATCACATTCAACAACACCAAAatcaacaactacaacaagaACGCACCCTTTCAACAAAGTTCGATTTGAACCTGTTCAACGAACTCGACCAAATGGaattcaacaatttaaatCGCAGTCAATatcagaataataataataataataacagtatCAGCAATAATCAAaactccaacaacaacaccaacaccactAACGGTATCAGTGAAAATCTAAATCAGGTAAGTTTCGTGGGTAAAAATCAGTTAGGTTATAATgcattatatggttaaacaTAAATGCTACAGATTTTCATGAGGTAGATATAAATCGATTGTCTATAAGCCAATATAATACCATATagtataattatatatataatttcattCCCTCAGTGTAAAGCATTTCTCTACGTTATAGCTAGACCATGGAGAAAATTAGAAATTCCAGAGAATCTAAACCAATTACAGCTAGCAATATTTGTACAATTGTTTTTAAACCATAGTTTGTTTCGTAAATCGAAACAGCCGCCTTTAAAGCTCCCTACAATTGAGTGACTACATTTTTCGAGCGAAATCTGTTTGCCTTGAggcacatataaatatatagttcaATTGCTAATTATACTATATGGCGGGGTGTATCATATAACGAATTTGTGGTAGACAGATAGagggaaaaacaacagaacAGCGCTTAATAAATAGTTGCAAATGTTACGTCAACAGTCGGACTCACCCGCCCCATCGATTTGTGTTTTATCttcctttatttttggatGTATCTTTAAATAACGCCGCTTGTTCTGGGTCTTCTTTGGCCAGCTCCTCAGACTGAGCGTTCTCCGTTTGTTTACACACATCAAGCATGCTTGAAGTTATCTTGGGAAAGCATTATTTTGTGGAATCAAACCGAGTCCGAGTCTGAGTTCGAGTCCTCATCGGCAAATAAACATGAATCGATGGGTGTTTATGCCCACTCCCTCTCTCGGGTCAGGGAGAAAGAGGGGTTGGTAGAGCTCAGGCGAGATTGCTGGCGACCTTATCAGCAAGGTTCGGACCTACATATACAGTATTCCAGCTGGACTGTAGAGATAATGTTGAGAGGGCATAGCCT
This window contains:
- the LOC120284436 gene encoding uncharacterized protein LOC120284436, which encodes MEKSEIRLQRMSNEYQSQSSYMYLRTKMLLKIENTLLRSHRQRETTGIKKLYNSFFVLF